One part of the Thermoplasmata archaeon genome encodes these proteins:
- a CDS encoding tetratricopeptide repeat protein — translation MVLDSIFNKELRLLNKTERALEKAEKFRIRGDNVNAIITINDILSDIKAQKEEIVDNKKDFSITLSKIAGFLNPLDKNKALETYQFSVEFDENNINARIGMALIFAESNKFVDALTVISKTETIEPKNRAVLETKAFIYEKMGEIDHFISVLELLISYYPDEFIFYDRILKYRPYDDKLYMKKAKMYYDKELYKESLISLQKVTEINSENSEAWFYTGMCRYKLNDLQNALPAFQNSLKIDKNNPETWLNIGLIYKKLDNPKNAIENFTEAIMLDPFSALTWYLKGDSYINLKQYDEA, via the coding sequence CTAGAAAAGGCTGAAAAGTTCAGAATCAGAGGGGATAATGTAAATGCCATTATCACTATTAATGACATTTTATCAGACATCAAAGCGCAAAAGGAAGAAATTGTGGACAATAAAAAGGATTTTTCAATAACTTTATCGAAGATTGCCGGATTTTTGAATCCTCTGGATAAAAATAAAGCTCTTGAAACTTACCAATTTTCGGTGGAATTTGATGAAAATAATATAAATGCAAGAATTGGCATGGCCTTGATTTTCGCTGAATCAAACAAGTTTGTAGATGCTCTTACCGTTATCTCTAAGACTGAGACTATTGAGCCAAAGAACCGGGCAGTGCTTGAAACGAAAGCATTTATTTATGAAAAAATGGGAGAAATTGATCATTTTATATCTGTGCTTGAGCTTCTTATCTCATATTATCCCGATGAATTCATATTTTATGATCGCATTTTAAAGTATAGACCATATGACGATAAGCTTTACATGAAAAAAGCGAAAATGTATTATGACAAAGAATTATACAAAGAATCTTTAATTTCATTGCAGAAGGTAACGGAGATTAATAGTGAAAACAGTGAGGCATGGTTTTATACAGGAATGTGCAGATATAAATTAAATGATTTACAAAACGCTTTACCGGCATTTCAGAATTCATTGAAAATAGATAAAAACAATCCTGAAACATGGCTTAACATCGGGCTGATATACAAAAAACTTGACAACCCAAAAAATGCAATTGAAAATTTTACAGAAGCAATAATGCTTGATCCGTTCAGTGCACTGACATGGTACCTGAAAGGGGATTCTTATAT